ACCCGGAAAAGCGCCACTACACGGTGCAGGACATGCCGCTGAGCCAGGCCGCGATCGATAGCGGCTTCACCCGCGACCTGTTCGTGGCCCTGGGCGAACCGGCCGGCGGCACGGCCTGGACGGTGCGCATCCAGGTCAAGCCGTTCATGGCGTGGATCTGGTCGGGCTGCCTGCTGATGGCGCTGGGCGGCCTGCTGGCGGCGGGCGACAGGCGCTACCGCCAGGAAGCGGCGCGCGCGCCGCTGCCCCGGTCGCACGCCGACCCCGTGCCGGCCACGCCGCGCGAGGGCTACTGATGCTGCGCTACCTGGTGCCGCTCGCCGTCTTCCTGGCCATGGCCGTGTTCCTGGCCATGGGCCTGTCGCGCGATCCGCGCGCCGTGCCCTCGGCCATGATCGACAAGCCCGCCCCCGCCATCGGCCTGCCGCTGCTGCACGCGCCCGGCGAGCGGCTGGACGTGCGAGCGATGCGCGGCAAGGTCTGGCTGCTGAACGTGTGGGCCTCGTGGTGCGCGCCGTGCCGCGAGGAACTGCCGGTGCTGCGCGAGGTGGCGCGGCGCCACGACGTGCCGCTGTACGGCCTGAACTACAAGGACAAGCCCGAGGATGCCCTGGCCTGGCTGGGCCGCCACGGCGATCCGTACATTGCGTCCGCCAGCGACGTCGACGGCCGCGTCGGCATCGAATACGGCGTGTACGGCGTGCCCGAGACCTTCGTCATCGACGGCGCCGGCCGCATCCGCTACCGCCAGCTGGGCCTGATCACGCCGGAGATCTGGCGCACCCGGCTGCAACCGATGATCGAGGCGTTGCAATGATGGCGCGGTCCCTCCATCCCGCGCCCGCCCCGGCCTGGCGCCCGGCGCAATCGCCGGGCATCCAGGAGGGGCGCGGCGTCCAGCCGCCGCGGCGCCGCCCGGGCCATGGCCTGGCCGCGCCGCTGCTGGCATTGCTGCTGGCGCTGGGGTCGCTGGCGCCCGTCCAGGCCCAGGCCCCGTCGCCCCCGCTGCCGCCCGCGCTGGAGCAACGCGCCGAGCAACTGGCGCACGGCCTGCGCTGCCTGGTGTGCCAGAACCAGTCGCTGGCCGAATCCAACGCGCCGCTGGCGCACGACATGCGCAACCTGATCCGCGGCCAGCTGGCCGAGGGCCGCAGCGACGCCCAGATCATGCGTTTCTTCGAAGACCGCTACGGCGATTTCGTGCGCTACGAACCGCCCTTCAAGCCCGTCACCTGGCTGCTGTGGCTGGGCCCGTTCGCGCTGCTTGTGCTGGGCTTCGTGGTGCTGTGGCGCACCGTCGCGCGGCGGCCCCGCAGCCGGCCGCCGCTGACCGCCGACGAACGCGCCCGCGCGGCGCGCTACCTGGATAGCGGGTCATGACCGCGCTCTGGCTATCCGTACTGGCGCTGTTGCTGGCCACCCTGCTGTGCCTGGTGCCGCCGCTGCTGCGCCGTCCGCCGCCGGCCGAGGACAACGCGGCCGATGCCGGCCTGCGCGCCTTCTACCTGGCGCAGCGCGAGCAGTTGCGGCGCGACCAGCGCGATGGCGCCCTGAGCGCCGACGCGGCCATGCGCGCCGACGAGGAACTGCAACGCGACCTGCTGCAGGACCTGGCCCGGCGCGGCGCGGCAGCGCCGTCGGCCGCGGGCCAGCGCGCCGGCATCGCCGTCGCCTGCCTGTTGAGCCTGGCGGTGCCGCTGGCGGCGGCCCTGCTCTATCAGCACCTGGGCAACCCGCGCGCCGCCGCCACCGTGGCCACGGCCAACGCCGCCGAACCGCACGCCGGCGACGACGGCGACGCCATGGCGCTGGCCATCAACGCGCTGGCCCAGCGTCTGCGTGCCGCGCCGGACGACGCCGACGGCTGGTACACGCTGGCGCGTTCCTATGAAACCCTGGGCCGCTACGACGACGCGGCCGCCGCCTATCGCGAAGTGCTGCGGCTGGCGCCGGCGCAGCCGCAGGTGCTGGCCGACCTGGCCGACGCGCTGCTATCCGCCAACCAAGGCGCGCCGGACGCGGCCTCGATCGCCGCGGTGGCGCAGGCGCTGGCGGCCAACCCCGACCAGCCCAAGGCCCTGGCGCTGGCTGGCATGATGGCCCTGCGGCGCGGCGACGCCGCCCAGGCGCTGGAATACTGGCAACGCCTGCAGGCGCTGCTGCCGCCGGATTCCGAGGCCGCGCGCCAGATCGAATCGAATATCGCCCAGGCGCGCGCGGTCGCATCGGCCGGTGGCGCGCAGCCCGCGACGCCGGGCCAGGCCCAGGCTACGGCGCAATCCTCGCCCCCGCGGACGTCCGCCACCACGCCCCCGCCAGCCCGGCCGCCGCCCCGGGCCGCGTCAGCGGCCAGGCGCGCATCGCGCCCGCCCTGATGGCCCAGGTGCAGCCGACCGACACCGTCTTCATCCTGGCGCGGCCCGCCTCGGGCTCGCGCATGCCGCTGGCCGTGCTGCGGCTGCGCGCCGCCGACCTGCCGCGCGCCTTCACGCTCGACGACAGCAACGCCATGTCGCCGCAGGCCCTGCTGTCCAGCGCCGGCCGGGTGCGCGTCGAAATCCGCGTCAGCCGCTCGGGCACGGCCATGCCGCAAGCCGGCGACCTGGGCGGCACGCCAGTGGAGGTCGACGTGCCGACCAGCGGATTGGAGCTGGTGGCCGACACCGTGCTGCGCTAGCGCGGCACTTCACGCCCTTTCGATGCGCGCCGGCAACCCCTGCCGCACCGCCGCCCCCGAGACCCAGTCGATCCAGACGTTGGCATGCTCGCCGCGCGTCGCGTCGCCAAAGCCCAGGTCGTTCAGGTTCACGCCCGCCGCCAGCGCCGGATCGTGCGGCATCGGCTTGCCGTCGACCAGGTGGGCGCGCGCGCCCAGCTCGGTATGGCCATAGCCATGCTCGATGCCGACCGCGCCCGGCTGGATGCCGTCGCGCAGCAGCGCCAGGCCGGTCACCGCGCCGCCCGGCGTGACGATGCGCACCCGGTCGCCGTTGCGCAACCCAAGCCGTTCGCCGTCCTGCCGGTTGATCGACACCGGATTGTGCGGATGCACCTGGCGCAGACGGTCCACCCCGATCGACATCGAACTCATCAGGTTGGACTTGAACGAACTCAACAGGAACGGCCAGTCCGCCCGCGGATACTGCTGGCGCACGTCGCGCCCGTCCGCCAGCCGCGCCGGATACCAGGTGGGGCAGCCGCTGTAGCGCTCGCCCGTCATGGCGTGGCGGAACCCGGCCAGTTCCTCGCTCCACACCTGCAACGGCTTGGCCCAGGCCTGGCGGGTCTGGCCGGCGTCGTTCCAGGCATCCGGCATGCGGTCGAAGCGCCCGCCGCGGCTCATCACCATGGCCACGCGGCGCCACTCTCCGGGCTTGAGCTTGCCTTGCAGCACGTCGCGGTAGCGTGCCACGCCGGTCAGTTCCAGGTCGTCGTCGCTGGCCTCGGGCACGGGCCGCCCAGCGCCGAAGGCGATGTTGGCGATGCCGCGCAGGAAGAAGTCCTCGGCCGTGTCCAGCGAATAGCGGTTGCCGTCCGCGTCGGCGATGGCGTTGGCGCCGAAGCCCGGCATGCCCAGCCGCTTGGCGCAGGCAATCAGGAAAGATTCCAGGCACACCGGCGCGCCGTCGGCAGTGCGCGTCACCGTGGGCTCGACCGCCGGCCAGCGCACCGTCGAGGCCTTGGCCACCACGTCCGCCCACGGCGCCGACACGCCCCAGCTTTCGTAGGTGACGGTGTCGGGCACGATGTAGTCGGCCAGCGCATTGGTCTCGTTGATGAACGGATTGATCGACACCGACAGCGGCAGGACCTTGGGATCCTTCATCTTGTCCAGCAGCACGTTCTTCAACCCGGCGATGCCGTAGATCGGGTTGCTCATGTGGTTGAACCAGACCTTGGCGCGGTACGGATAGCCCGCCAGCGCCGACGCCAGCATCTCGGAACTCAGGCCGCCGGTGGCCGGATACCAGGGCGCGGCGGCCGGATAGACCGGCTGGCCGGCGGCCTGCTTGCGCTTGAACTCGCTCGACTTCTCGTACGGGAAGCGGTTGCGCGACAGGCCCACGCCCTTGGGCGTGGCGCGGTTGGCAAAGCCCGCGATGTTGTAGCGCGGCCCCGCGCCATAGGGCGGGAACGGGCCGGCGTCCAGCACCAGGCCGCCCTCGACGTTGAGGTTGCCGACCAGCGTGTTGAGCATGGCGATGGCGTAGGCGGTGTAGAAGCCCGCGCCGCTCATGGTGCCGCCGTGCGCATCGGCCACGGCGCGCTTGCCGTGGCTGGTGAAGCGCTCGGCCAGCTCGGCGATCTTGGCCGCCGGCACGCCGCACAACGCGGCGTATTCCTGCGGCGACTTGCGCCGCGCCTCGTCGCGCAGCAGCGCCAGCGCGCTGCATACCCGCAACGTGGCCGGCGCGCGCGCCAGGCCCGGCGCCGCCACCGCCTCGTCCACGAACAGCGTGGCGGGCAGCTCGCCGGTATGCGGCGCCAGCGTGCCGTCTTCCCGCCGCACCACGTACACGTCTTCCCATTTGTCGCCGGCGTCGGCCGGCTTGGCCCAGCCCAGGTCGGCGCCGCGCAGGAAGCTGCCCAGGCGCGCATGGCCGGGCTCGGCGATCACCAGGTGCGTGGCATTGGTCCACGCCGCCTCGCCCGCCGCCTTCATCGCTGCCGGGCCGGGCTGCGCCAGCGCCCGCGCATCGAAGCGCTCGTGGTCCAGGATCCAGCGGATCAGGCCCATCGCCAGCGCCAGGTCGCTGGCCGGATTGACCGGCACCCATTCATTGCCCGATCCCGCCGACAGGCTGGACGAGGCCGGCAGCATCGGCGACACCACCACATAGGTGAAGCCGGCTTCCTCGGGCCGGGTGCGGGCCTCGGCCAGCTGGCGCGCCTGGCGCTGGAACGGGTTGCCGGCCTGCGCCGGCGCCGCGCCGATGAACAGGCCGAAGCGGGCGTTGTCCCAATCGGGCTTGCCGTGCGGCATGCCCTTCAGGTCGCCCAGCGCCGCGCCCGCGCCGACGCGGAAGCTCTGCCCGCAATACGAGCCGTGGTTGCTGAAGTTGACGGTGCCGAACGACTGGCCGGCAAAGCGCTGGATCAGCGGCGTGCGGCCTTCGTTGGAGGCATCGGTGAACAGGAACTGGTTGACCTTGGCGCCGTACTCCGGGTTGGCCGGATCCAGCGGCGTGTCGCGGTCGAAAATCGCGCGCAGGCCCTCGACGTGGCCCTCGCCGAACAGGTCGCCGCCCTCGCACACCTCCTGCACCAGCTGCTCGAAGGAAATCGTCTGCCACTTGCCTTCGCCGCGGCCGCCGACGCGCTTGAGCGGCTGCAGCACGCGGTACGGGCTGTGCATCTGCTCCAGCATGGCCGAGCCGCGCGCACAGGACGTGGCGCGCCCTTCCAGGCCGGCGTCGCCGCCCAGTTGCGCGTAGGTCTCGCGCACCGGCGTGTCCATCGCGGCCGGCCGGGTGGTGGCCAGCGGATGATAGGGGTTGCCGGCCACCCGCAGGATGCGGTTGGTCGCGGTATCGACGCGCAGGCGCACGCCGCATTGCGTCCAGCACCCCAGGCAGCTGGAGGGACTGACGGTCTGGCCCGGCTGGGTCGACAGCAGGCCCGTGACCGCGTCGATGCGGAATTCCGGCGTCAGCGAATTGCCGCGCACGGCATGCGCGGTGGGCACGCCGGCCGTGCCCTGCGCCAGGCCCTTGACGGCCTTGGCGACGGTCTCGCCGTAGCCGGCCGCGAAGGCGGCCAGGCCACCGGCCACCACGCCGCCGCGCGCGATCAGCTTGCGGCGCGCGGCGTTGTCGGGTTGATCGGGTCCGTCCGCGTGGGCGTCGGGCGTATCGTCTTGGTGTTGCTTGTCCATGGTCATCTCGATGCGAATTCGTGTCGGGCCGGCGGCGTCAGGCCGCCAGGCCGCGGGTGCGGGCCGGGAACAGTTCCAGCGCGTAGGTCACGGCGGCCACCAGCGCGACGCACAGGCCCAGCACGCCGATCATGCCGAGCAGGCCGTCGCTGCCCCAGGGCATGTCGTAGAGGTACAGGCCGGCGCCATACTTGGGCACGCCCTGCACGCTCATGAACACCACCCAGCGGAAGATCCAGGCGGCCGCCAGCATGGTCAGCGCCAGCGCGGCCGACGGCAGCGGCGCGGCCAGGGTGCGCGGCGCGCGCTGCAGCAGCGCGATCATGCACAGCCCGGTGATCACGGCGCCCGCCAGGCTGGCGCGCCACACCGGGAAGCCGCCGAACAGGCGCAGCGCGGCGTCGAACGACGGGTCCTGGCCCAACAGGCCCAGCAGCACCCAGGCGCCCGCCCCGATCAGCATCATCACCACCGCCGTCACGCTCAGGCGGCGCAACAGCTCGACCGGCAGCGCCTTCAGGCCGCCCGGCAGCCAGCGCGCCACCAGGAACATCGCCCCCAGCGCCCCCAGCCACGCGGTCAGCGCGAAATTCAGCGGCAGGAACGGCGTGTGCCACAGCGGCCGCGCCCGCAGCACCATCACTTCGGCGCCGGTGTAGACCAGGATCGACACGGCCGACAACGCCAGCGCGATGCCCAGCAGGCGCACCCAGACCATGCGCCCCCACCACCAGGCGGCGCAGAACAGCACCGCCAGCCCGGTGAAGACCGGCAGCAGCAGCGCGCCCAGCCACATCCACGACCACGGCGTCAGGCGGGTATAGAAATGCCAGAAGCGGCCCGGCTGGTGCAGGTCGGCCAACAGCGACACGGGCGCGGCGATGGCGCACACCAGCAACACGGTGACCGCGGCCGGCAGCAGGCGGCGCGCCGGCGATCCGGCCTCGCCAAAAGCGGCGCCGGCGGCGGTCAAGGCCGCGGTGGCGGCGATGCCGATGAGGAAAAAGTACTGCACGGCCCACGGCAGCCAGGCGGCGTCGTAGACCGGCGTCAGCAATTCGGTGATCTGCATGGTGGTCCCCTTCTCAATGGCCGCCGGCCAGCCGCACGCCGGCCTGGCCATCGATCTGGTGCACGAAGGCATCGGGCAGGCCGATGTAATAGACGTGGGGGTCGGTCTTCATCTCGGGCTTGAGCACCTTGATGTCGGCGCGATGCTCGGCCAGCTGCCGCGAGATGGCGCTGTCCGGATCGTTCAGGTCGCCGATGACGCGGGCGCCGCCCACGCAGCTTTCGACACAGGCCGGCAGCAGGCCGGCTTCGAGCCGGTGCTCGCAGAAGGTGCACTTGTCGGCGGTCTGGGTGTCGTGGTTGATGAAGCGGGCGTCGTACGGACAGGCTTGCACGCAGTAGCCGCAGCCGACGCAGCGCTGGTTGTCGACCAGCACGATGCCATCTTCGCGCTGGAACGTGGCCTGCACCGGACAGACCGGCACACAGGGCGGGTTGTCGCAGTGGTTGCACAGGCGCGGCAGCATCACCATGGCACAGGGGCCGCCGCTGTCGGGCTGCACTTCGTATTGCAGGACGGTGGTGCGGAACTGGCCGACGGGCGGCAGGTTCTCGAGCGAACAGCTGACCGTACAGGATTGGCAGCCGATGCATTTGCGCAGGTCGACGAGCATGCCATAGCGCTTGCCGGGGATGCCGGGACGACGGGGGGGTTGCTGGTTGATGCCGGTGCCGGCTTCGGCACGGATGGGGATGATGGTGGCCGCGGCGCTCAGGCCGAGCAGGTTTTTCAGGAAACCGCGTTTGCCCGGGAGGGGGACTTCGGGTGGGGGGTGAGGCACAGACTTCTCCGCGAATTATGTCGTTGTGCCATTAACTTATCGCTTTTAGTTATATAGAGAGTTGATGCCGATCAATGGGGGACGGGTTTATATCAGACCCTCCCTAACCCCCTGCCTCGAAAGACCCCAGGTAGTCCCGATCCAGGTGAACAAAGGCGACCAGCAGCGCCGCGACCGCCGGATAGAAGCGGAACGCCAAGGTGTCCACGGCATCCATCCTGGCCTGCCACTGCCCCACCCAGGGCATCAGCGCGGCGTCCAGATAGACGGCCTGCTCCCTCGCGCAGCCGGCAACATCATCCGCCCGCCCGCACTCCCGGCTCCAGCGCGCCAGCACCCCCAGGATGACGGCAATGTGGTCTTCGGGCTCCTTGAACTGCGCGTCGAGCTGCAACTGGCTGGACACCAGGAACGCGCGCATCACCCGCGCCGATTCGCCGTACAGTTGCCCGCCCCCTTCCAGGTAATGCGAGGCGTAGGGAATCGGCGCCCCCCGGCCTTCCAGCAGGAACAGCGCGGCGAAGTCGGCCGCGTTCTCCAGCGGCGCGTCGGAGTGTCCCGCCCACGCCTTGAACACGGCGGCCACGGCATCGGCCCGCCGGCCCAGCCCGAGCGCCTTGAACACCGCCAGCAAATGCTCGGCGCCCCCCTGCAGGCACAACGCCATCGCGTCGGGCTCCATTTCCCTGGCAAAGACGGTGGAAAACCACCCATACAGCTGCGACCGCATCTGGCAGGCCGCGCCCCAATCCGGGTCCGATAATGCACCGTTCAACGCGCGCTCCATGAAATCACAGGGTTCACTCCGGCCAGCCACATCGCGCCGGCCGCGGCCTCAATGCCGGACCAGCGCCTTGCCATCGATGTCCACCTCGATCGGGCCGCCAAACGCGGTCACGGGCGGCGCCACGCCCTTGTACGGTTCGATTTCCACCAGGCAGGTATTGGGGCTCGGCGCCTGCGCCAATTCCGAGGTGCCGATGTCGAGCGTCAGCGTGTTGGGATCGCCATAGGTGTCCAGCGCGCCGATCTCCGGCCCGGTCGGCCCATACCAGGCGCCCTCCTGGATGCGCACCACCCCAGGGGGAAAGTTGGTGGAAAGAGACGCGCCGGCCAGCAACTGGCCACGGTCGTTGAACACCCGCACCAGGTCGCCATGCCTGATACCGCGCCGGCGGGCGTCATCGGGGTTGAGGTAGACCGGTTCGCGCCCCTGGATGGTGTAGGTGGCGCGCCGCGTGGGCGATTCGCAGGTCTGCGAATGCAGGCGGGTATCCGGGTGCGCCGACTGCAGCCACAGCGGATACTTGTCCGAGCACGGGCCGTTGTGGGACCGCTCGGCCTTTTCCATCCAGACCGGATGCCCCTTGCAGTCGCGGTAGCCGAAGCCGGCGATCTTGCGGCTGTAGATCTCGATGAACCCGGACGGCGTGCCCAACGCGTTGACCTCGGGATCCGCGCGGAAATCGGCATGGCGCACCCATGGCTTGCCCTCGGGGAACAGCACGTAGCCCTGCTCCCAGAATTGCGCGAAAGGCGGCATGTCGAAGCCCTTGCCGGCATTCTCCTTGCGGCACTCCTCGTACAGCGACTCGACCCATTGCATCTCGCTCATGTTGCGCGTGTATTCCACGTCGCGGCCCATGCGCTTGCAGAAGTCCGTCCAGATGTCGAAGTCCGAACGCGAGTGGTACAGCGGATCGACCAGCTTGTGCATGGCGATCACCCCGCGGTTCGAATAGGAACCGTAGGCATCGATGTCGTTGCGCTCGTAGGGCGTGCAGGCCGGCAACACGATATCGGCGAAACGGCAGGTGGCGGTCCAGTTGTAGTCGATGGCCACCACCGTTTCCAGTTCCTGGTAGGCGCGCTTCATGCGATTGCGGTCCTGCTGCCGGTGCCACTGGTTGCAGCCCGAGAAGATCGCCACCTTGTAGGGCGGCAGCTTGACCTTGTGGCCGTTGAAATTGATTTCCTTGCCCGGCTCCAGCAATGCGTCGATCACCCGCGACACCGGCACGACGGCGCTGTACCCCTGGTAATCGTCGTTCTCGTGCCGCGGCTTGCGGCCGGTATCCAGGTTCAGCGGAAACGCGCCCGGCATCGAGGCGCCCGAGGCCGACACGCCCACCGAACTGTAGTGGTGCGAATAACTGATGCCGCCGCCGGGCAGGCCGATCTGGCCCAGCATGGCGGCCAGGATCGCCCCCATCCAGTAAGGCTGCTCGCCATGCTGCTGGCGCTGGATCGACCAACCGAACATCAGCTGCGTGCGATTGGCCGCCATCAGGCGCGCCAGCTCGCGGATGCGCTGCGCCGGCACGCCGCAGATCGATTCGGCCCATTCGGGGGTGCGTTCGATCTTGTCCTCGGTCTTGCCCTCGACGTAGGCGATGAACTCGTCGAAGCCCACCGCATAGGTCTCGAGGAACTTGGTGTCGTACAGGCTCTCTTTCCACAAGGTGTGGGCGATGCCCAGCATGAAGGCCACGTCGGTCAGCGGGTTGACGTACTGGTGTTCGCAGTCCAGGTAATTGCGCGTCTTGCTTTTCACCGGGTCGACGCAGATCACCGTGATTTCCCGGTTCGCGACCTTCCGCTTGAGCTGCTCGAAATAGGCATAGGCCTCGTGCGTTTCGGTGTTCCAGCCGACCTGCAGGTTCTTGATCGGATCGCTGGCCCAGAACACCAGCACCCGCGTTTCCTTCAGGATGATGTCCCAGGACGTGCCCTGCGAATACACCTCGGTCGAACCCAGCACGTAGGGCAGGATGGTCTGGCCAGCCCCGGTCGAATAGTCGCCCGCCGTGCCGACGCTGTAACCGTGCATGCCCATGGCGCGCAGCATGTGGTTGCCGCAGCTGTGCATCAGCCCCACCGAGCGCCAGCCGACGTTGCCCACGTGCAGCGCCCAGGGGCCGTGGTCCCGTTGCACCCGCTCGAGCTCGTGGTAGACCAGGTCCAGCGCCTCGTCCCAGCCGACCCGGATGAAGCGGTTGTCGCCGCGCAGCGCTTGGCCTGCCGCGCCGCGCTTGCGATACCAGTCGAGCCGCACCATCGGATAGCGCACCCGCGAGGCGCTGTACAGCACGTCCAGCGTGCCGTCGAGGATCGGCGTCGGATGCTTGTCGAACTCGAAGGGCTTGATTTCCACCACGTGGCCGGCCACGACCCGGGCGCGGAATGCGCCCCAGTGCGCGCCGGAGAACCGCCAGCGGCCCGCTCCGGCGCCCTCCTCGTCAAGCGTGGCGGCGCGCAGCACCCGGCCATTGCGCAGCAGCGGCGGCACCACCATGGAACCCAGCGAGGCGGCGACACCGCCCAGGAAACGACGACGGGAGAGTTTCATGTCTTTCTCAGTGGGCCGCGGCCACACTGTCCTTTGCAGCAAAATCGGAGGAATGCAGTTGCAGGTATTTCAGGACCAGCTTGGCGGTCTGGTCGTCCATGTTGGTGAAGCCGACCATGCCGCCGAACAGCCCGGGCCATTGGTTGGCGTCGTGCGAGGCCTCGTTCGGCTGGCGGTGGCAGACGCTGCAGCTTTGCGAATAGCTCTTCCTGGCCACGGCCCAGATCGGCCCGACGTCATCGACCAGGCCGCCGCCACGCAGCCACACCGTCGCGGCGATCTTCTGCCATTGCAGGCCGGTCACGTCGTCGATCCGGCTTTCGACCACATGGACCACGCTCTCGTCGCGCGACACCTCCTGGCTCAACACGGCGCTGGTGATGTTCAGGCCGAACCGGCCGTACAGCACCCGGGCGTAGCCCTTGTTCTTTCTCCAGAGCTGCAACTCGACCTGCACCGCGTCCTTGTTCTTCTGCAGCACCTTCACGCCGGTGGCGATCTCGATGGCGCCGATTTCCCGGGCCAGCCCCTCGTCCGCGTAGATCGGCTGCGGCATGACGCTGTAGTAATCGTGGCCGGCGTCGATGGCCGCGCCACGAGCGCCGGCCGTCAGCGCCGCCAGCGCCGGATTGCCCTGTGACTTGACCTCGGGCAGCCGGTGCGCGATGCCCTTGTGGCAGTCGACGCAACTGGCATTGCGCTCGGCCGCGCCGTGCATGGTGGTCTGCGAGGTCACCCGCATCTTGTCGAAATCCATGCTGGCGTAATCATGGCAATTGCGGCATTCCTTGGAATTGTTGGCCTTGAAGCGGGCCCACTCGCGCGTGGCCAGCACGATGCGATGTTCCTGGAATTTTTCGGGCGTGCCGATCGTGCCCATCAGGTGCCCCAGCACTTCGCGCGAGGCCTGCATCTTGCGCGCGACCTTGGAAGTGAAGTCGTGCGGCACGTGGCAGTCCGGACAGTGGGCGCGCACGCCCGAACGGTTCTTCCAGTGCACGCTCTGCTGCAGCTCCGGCAGCACGGTGTCGCGCATCGAGTGGCAGGAAATACAGAACGCCTCGGTATTGGTGGCGTTCATGCCGGTGTTGAACAGCGCGAGGAACGTCACGCCGCCCAGGAACCCGCCGATGACCAGCACGCCCAGGCCGATGCGGGTGGCGGGGCGCAGCAACAGCGCGCCCGTCCATTGGAAGACGGATTTAGCGATCTTGAAGGGATTTTTCATGTCGATGGCTCAGGCTGCGTTTTTCTCGGACCACGCATTCATGTCGGCGGCCCCCAGAACAGGATCTGGCCGAACCACACGATGAATCCGTACACGCAGATCATCAGAAACGCCACGACGGGACACGCCACGAAGGCCAGCGAGAGGAACTTCGTCCACTCGGCCCCACCACCACTACTACTGTGCTTGGGTTTGTTTTTCACGGGATACAACGATTTGGAGATGAACGACTACCGCCTCGAACCGCGCCGCGACTAAAGCAAGGCCGCGAGTCCCGCGAGGGCCGCTGGCGGTTCGATGCCTTTCCATGATCGACGCGCGACCGGCACCCGCATGTTGATCTCCGTCAAGTGCCCCATGCCGCGCGCGCCGCGGCGCGCATTACTCAGACCGATCTGAAGCCGCGGCCGGGATACGCCCCAAAAACGCACACCGGAGCGTGGCAATCGACATCGCGATGTCCGGGACGGTAAACGCGTCCGACATAAATCGAAATGCGCCGCGGCCGCGCAAAACCGCGGTCCGGAGTCATTAATATCCCATCCCGTTATCGGCTTCGCGCCGCCCTTGATGCAGCGGGGATTGTTGTCATGAGTATCTGGATGGGCACCGGCCATGCTTGAGGCGGAAGGGCTCACCTGTTCGAAAGGAACCCGTCTTCTGTTCGAAGACGTGTCGTTCCAGTTGCCCGCGGGGCAACTGCTGCGCGTGACCGCGCCGAACGGCCATGGCAAGACCAGCCTGCTGCGCATCCTGTGTGGCCTGGCGCGCGCCGACGCCGGCACGGTGCGCTGGTGCGGGATCGACATCCACCGCCTGGGGCCGGCCTTCCGCCAGCATCTGCTCTACCTGGGCCATGCCGACGCCCTCGCCGACTCCCTGACTCCGCTCGAGAACCTGCGCTTCCTGTGCCAGGCCCAGGCCGATGCCGTCTCCGCGGCGGCCTGTCGCGACGCCCTCTGCCAGATGGACCTGGCGGCGATGCTCGACCTGCCGGCGCGCGTCCTCTCGCGCGGCCAGCGGCGCCGCGTGATGCTGGCGCGGCTGTCGCTGCGTCCGGCGCGGCCGCTGTGGATCCTGGACGAACCCTTCAACCTGCTCGATGCGGCCACGGTGGCGGCGCTGACGCGGACGCTGGCAAGCCATTGCGATAACGGCGGACGCGTTCTCCTGACCACGCACCAGGAGGTTGCCTTCGACCGTCCGGTGCGTACCCTCGATCTCGGTCCGGACGCGCCATGACGTGGCTGGCCAGCCCCTTCTTCGCCGTCCTGCGGCGCGACCTGCTGCTGCTGGGCCGCGGCCGGGCCGACGTCATTGTCTCGCTGCTTTTCTTCGTGCTGGTCGCCTGCCTGTTCCCGCTGGGCGTCGGCGCCGATGCATCCTTGTTGCGCACGCTCGGGCCGGGCGTCCTGTGGGTCGCCGCGCTGCTCGCCACCCTGCTGTCGCAGCATCGGCTGTTCGCGCAGGACCACGCCGACGGCACGCTCGAACAACTGCTGCTTTCACCGGGCGCCGCCACGCTCTGGGTGCTGGCCAAGATCACGGCGCACTGGATCGGAA
The window above is part of the Achromobacter deleyi genome. Proteins encoded here:
- the nrfD gene encoding NrfD/PsrC family molybdoenzyme membrane anchor subunit, which encodes MQITELLTPVYDAAWLPWAVQYFFLIGIAATAALTAAGAAFGEAGSPARRLLPAAVTVLLVCAIAAPVSLLADLHQPGRFWHFYTRLTPWSWMWLGALLLPVFTGLAVLFCAAWWWGRMVWVRLLGIALALSAVSILVYTGAEVMVLRARPLWHTPFLPLNFALTAWLGALGAMFLVARWLPGGLKALPVELLRRLSVTAVVMMLIGAGAWVLLGLLGQDPSFDAALRLFGGFPVWRASLAGAVITGLCMIALLQRAPRTLAAPLPSAALALTMLAAAWIFRWVVFMSVQGVPKYGAGLYLYDMPWGSDGLLGMIGVLGLCVALVAAVTYALELFPARTRGLAA
- a CDS encoding cytochrome c-type biogenesis protein, with the protein product MARSLHPAPAPAWRPAQSPGIQEGRGVQPPRRRPGHGLAAPLLALLLALGSLAPVQAQAPSPPLPPALEQRAEQLAHGLRCLVCQNQSLAESNAPLAHDMRNLIRGQLAEGRSDAQIMRFFEDRYGDFVRYEPPFKPVTWLLWLGPFALLVLGFVVLWRTVARRPRSRPPLTADERARAARYLDSGS
- a CDS encoding tetrathionate reductase subunit A, producing MDKQHQDDTPDAHADGPDQPDNAARRKLIARGGVVAGGLAAFAAGYGETVAKAVKGLAQGTAGVPTAHAVRGNSLTPEFRIDAVTGLLSTQPGQTVSPSSCLGCWTQCGVRLRVDTATNRILRVAGNPYHPLATTRPAAMDTPVRETYAQLGGDAGLEGRATSCARGSAMLEQMHSPYRVLQPLKRVGGRGEGKWQTISFEQLVQEVCEGGDLFGEGHVEGLRAIFDRDTPLDPANPEYGAKVNQFLFTDASNEGRTPLIQRFAGQSFGTVNFSNHGSYCGQSFRVGAGAALGDLKGMPHGKPDWDNARFGLFIGAAPAQAGNPFQRQARQLAEARTRPEEAGFTYVVVSPMLPASSSLSAGSGNEWVPVNPASDLALAMGLIRWILDHERFDARALAQPGPAAMKAAGEAAWTNATHLVIAEPGHARLGSFLRGADLGWAKPADAGDKWEDVYVVRREDGTLAPHTGELPATLFVDEAVAAPGLARAPATLRVCSALALLRDEARRKSPQEYAALCGVPAAKIAELAERFTSHGKRAVADAHGGTMSGAGFYTAYAIAMLNTLVGNLNVEGGLVLDAGPFPPYGAGPRYNIAGFANRATPKGVGLSRNRFPYEKSSEFKRKQAAGQPVYPAAAPWYPATGGLSSEMLASALAGYPYRAKVWFNHMSNPIYGIAGLKNVLLDKMKDPKVLPLSVSINPFINETNALADYIVPDTVTYESWGVSAPWADVVAKASTVRWPAVEPTVTRTADGAPVCLESFLIACAKRLGMPGFGANAIADADGNRYSLDTAEDFFLRGIANIAFGAGRPVPEASDDDLELTGVARYRDVLQGKLKPGEWRRVAMVMSRGGRFDRMPDAWNDAGQTRQAWAKPLQVWSEELAGFRHAMTGERYSGCPTWYPARLADGRDVRQQYPRADWPFLLSSFKSNLMSSMSIGVDRLRQVHPHNPVSINRQDGERLGLRNGDRVRIVTPGGAVTGLALLRDGIQPGAVGIEHGYGHTELGARAHLVDGKPMPHDPALAAGVNLNDLGFGDATRGEHANVWIDWVSGAAVRQGLPARIERA
- a CDS encoding DsbE family thiol:disulfide interchange protein encodes the protein MLRYLVPLAVFLAMAVFLAMGLSRDPRAVPSAMIDKPAPAIGLPLLHAPGERLDVRAMRGKVWLLNVWASWCAPCREELPVLREVARRHDVPLYGLNYKDKPEDALAWLGRHGDPYIASASDVDGRVGIEYGVYGVPETFVIDGAGRIRYRQLGLITPEIWRTRLQPMIEALQ